A single Elaeis guineensis isolate ETL-2024a chromosome 15, EG11, whole genome shotgun sequence DNA region contains:
- the LOC109505082 gene encoding probable polygalacturonase At1g80170 → MYVQLDGNIVAPNKVWSNQAKNLIAFQDVNNVTVAGHGEIDGNGAIWWDCVKHKGCNNRPNLLVFMWCNNVWVSGIRMKNGPTKHLKIINCAGVHVKGVEVWAPGDSPNTDALHIAGSQFVEFTNCTVGIGDDCVAIGPGSSDINITHIICGPGHGLSIGSLGPNSKVERVHISDSHVSGASSGVKIKTWQGGSGYAKEIYFERVNFTSVQIPIVIDQYYCPSHQCHPTNTSNVAISDIQFVDLYGTSSQKEAVSIQCSKQVPCNNILMKNINIYHEDGSSATSNCSNAYGKTEGVVIPNVSFLH, encoded by the exons ATGTACGTCCAG CTTGATGGAAATATTGTAGCACCAAACAAAGTGTGGTCGAACCAAGCAAAAAACTTGATTGCATTTCAAGATGTTAATAACGTTACGGTGGCTGGCCATGGCGAGATTGATGGCAATGGTGCCATTTGGTGGGATTGCGTAAAACATAAG GGATGCAACAACCGCCCTAAT CTACTAGTATTCATGTGGTGCAACAATGTTTGGGTGAGTGGAATAAGAATGAAGAACGGCCCAACTAAACATCTGAAGATAATCAATTGTGCTGGGGTACACGTGAAGGGGGTCGAAGTATGGGCTCCGGGTGACAGCCCCAACACCGATGCCCTCCACATCGCCGGGTCTCAATTTGTGGAGTTCACCAATTGCACAGTCGGAATTG GAGATGATTGTGTAGCTATTGGTCCAGGCTCCTCAGACATTAATATTACCCACATCATATGCGGGCCTGGTCATGGTCTCAG CATTGGTAGCTTGGGACCCAACTCCAAGGTTGAACGAGTTCATATTTCTGACAGTCATGTTTCAGGCGCCTCATCAGGCGTGAAGATCAAGACATGGCAG GGAGGATCTGGGTATGCAAAAGAGATCTATTTTGAGCGTGTAAACTTTACCTCAGTGCAGATTCCTATAGTTATTGATCAATACTATTGTCCCAGCCATCAATGCCATCCTACG AATACCTCGAATGTGGCAATAAGTGACATCCAGTTTGTTGATCTATATGGGACTTCTTCCCAAAAAGAGGCTGTCAGCATCCAATGCAGCAAACAAGTCCCATGCAACAACATTTTAATGAAGAATATTAACATATACCATGAGGATGGAAGTTCGGCAACATCCAATTGCAGCAATGCCTATGGCAAGACAGAGGGAGTAGTCATCCCAAATGTTTCTTTCTTACATTAG